One genomic window of Bradyrhizobium sp. CCGE-LA001 includes the following:
- a CDS encoding ABC transporter permease: protein MSEEVLQQASPGLIPGSGTARAAKPTRLSPSFISWLQAGPMMLVFLAFFLIPLAFVVIVSFWDYNEYQLLPHFSGRGYTDTFEGCLAQLPELCTIGKTYLKTLKLCFMVWAITLFIGFWIAYFLAFHVKSKTWQMGLSLLCTIPFWTSNVIRMIAWIPLLGRNGLVNSGLMKTGLINHPVEWLLFSEFSVVLALVHLFTFFMVVPIFNSMIRIDKSLIEAAYDAGASGFQTLVNVIIPLSKPGIVIGSIFVITIVMGDFITIGVMGGQQIAAAGKIIETRVNALQFPAAAANAVILLVITFLIITMMSRIVDIKKEL, encoded by the coding sequence ATGTCGGAAGAAGTCCTGCAACAGGCATCCCCGGGCTTGATCCCGGGGTCGGGCACAGCGCGCGCGGCAAAGCCGACGCGCCTGTCGCCGTCCTTCATCTCCTGGCTCCAGGCCGGGCCGATGATGCTGGTGTTTCTCGCCTTCTTCCTCATTCCGCTGGCCTTCGTCGTCATCGTCTCGTTCTGGGATTACAACGAATACCAGTTGCTGCCGCACTTCTCCGGCCGCGGCTACACCGACACCTTCGAGGGCTGCCTCGCGCAGCTCCCCGAGCTCTGCACCATCGGCAAGACCTATCTGAAGACGCTAAAGCTGTGCTTCATGGTCTGGGCCATCACACTCTTCATCGGCTTCTGGATCGCCTACTTCCTTGCCTTCCACGTCAAGTCCAAGACCTGGCAAATGGGATTGTCGCTGCTCTGCACGATCCCGTTCTGGACTTCCAACGTGATCCGCATGATCGCCTGGATTCCGCTGCTCGGGCGCAACGGCCTCGTGAACTCCGGCCTGATGAAGACGGGGCTGATCAATCACCCCGTGGAATGGCTGCTGTTCTCCGAATTCTCAGTGGTGCTGGCGCTGGTCCATCTCTTCACCTTCTTCATGGTGGTGCCGATCTTCAACTCGATGATACGCATCGACAAATCGCTGATCGAGGCCGCCTATGACGCCGGCGCGAGCGGCTTTCAGACCCTCGTCAACGTCATCATTCCGCTGTCGAAACCCGGCATCGTGATCGGCTCGATCTTCGTCATCACCATCGTGATGGGCGATTTCATCACCATCGGCGTGATGGGCGGCCAGCAGATCGCCGCCGCCGGCAAGATCATCGAGACGCGGGTCAACGCGCTGCAATTCCCGGCCGCCGCGGCCAACGCCGTGATCCTGCTCGTCATCACCTTCCTGATCATCACCATGATGTCGCGCATCGTCGACATCAAGAAGGAGCTCTAG
- a CDS encoding TonB-dependent receptor has product MRNLLYSVSCSSLLLAIAATFPANAQDKPPAVEPAAGTTLPPVQVEAPAQRPARQQVATSSRSSRAVRAGTRPRTSAAQPSTSAQQVTRATPLNSNVVTQAGSRLGLTPRETPAAVEVVGADTIREQGYHTTIDVVKGATGVTAGDAPNDVAFAMRGFQGNQINVTYNGINVGPTGFTFLTAETFNLDRVEFLKGPSSLMTGQGAVGGSINYVTKAPHNGPIQSEAFFGFDSRGSYRTGFGSGGNTNIKGLDYRFDISRSDVNGFIDDTDTKNLHVSGQLDYRLSESFKVFGAVEFKDYRARVYEGTPLVPIAFSGRYATSGIVSGTKVSDYNGANLGPVTIDSRTLSTNYNVLDNHKTIKETWGRAGFEWNLSNDVTLRSQTYEYNASRDWHNNEVSAFDTGNNQIYRERFFVHHNQNTVGNNTDVTWDARFFGMENRLVLGAEAYHLEFTRPAAANFPNDFVNLVDPVRGYYGLLTTQRQTATIDSVAFNLENRLKLTPTFALIGGLRYNPFSLDRSSTDVFGASKAGFPYSANWDPVTGRIGYTWEALPGLIFYSQYATASDLSAGSMFMLNPTQKLTLTDARSYETGVKNLLWDGRAEWTFSAFDIVRNNVYSAQAGQTLNIAGKLKTQGVEFAAAVRPLPELKIWGNVAYVHARYADYDFAGGSFSGKTPPNIPALIVNGGASYRFLNPGWLPVEAGISVRHVGDRYTTDANTLTMLAYTTADAFAFVDIPKSARYPTFENTRVTFRVRNLTDKKYAVWSDPFYPDQIFLGARRTYEIETSFKF; this is encoded by the coding sequence ATGCGTAATCTTTTGTATTCGGTCTCTTGCTCCAGCCTCCTTCTGGCGATCGCCGCGACCTTCCCTGCGAATGCCCAGGACAAGCCCCCCGCCGTTGAGCCTGCCGCGGGAACGACACTTCCGCCCGTCCAAGTCGAGGCCCCGGCGCAGCGGCCGGCACGACAGCAGGTCGCGACGTCATCTCGTTCAAGTCGGGCTGTGCGAGCAGGCACGCGCCCGCGTACATCTGCCGCGCAGCCTTCTACTTCTGCGCAGCAGGTGACGCGGGCAACGCCGCTCAATTCCAACGTGGTCACGCAAGCCGGCAGTCGCTTGGGGTTAACGCCGCGCGAAACGCCTGCGGCCGTGGAAGTCGTTGGCGCAGACACGATCCGCGAGCAGGGCTATCATACGACGATCGATGTGGTGAAGGGGGCGACCGGCGTGACGGCCGGCGACGCTCCGAACGACGTTGCCTTCGCCATGCGCGGTTTTCAAGGCAACCAAATCAATGTCACCTACAACGGTATCAATGTCGGTCCTACCGGTTTCACGTTTTTGACGGCGGAAACGTTCAACCTTGACCGGGTGGAGTTCCTGAAAGGCCCATCCTCACTGATGACAGGACAAGGAGCGGTCGGCGGCTCCATCAACTATGTCACCAAGGCCCCTCATAACGGCCCGATTCAGAGCGAAGCGTTCTTTGGCTTTGACTCGCGGGGCAGCTATCGAACGGGTTTCGGCTCCGGCGGCAACACGAACATCAAGGGCCTGGACTATCGCTTCGACATCAGCCGCTCGGATGTGAACGGATTCATCGACGATACAGATACTAAGAACCTGCACGTTTCAGGCCAGCTCGATTACAGGCTCTCGGAATCTTTCAAGGTATTCGGTGCGGTCGAGTTCAAGGATTATCGCGCTCGCGTCTACGAGGGCACACCGCTTGTGCCGATTGCCTTCAGTGGCCGGTATGCGACCAGTGGAATCGTGTCAGGCACCAAGGTGTCGGACTACAATGGTGCAAATCTCGGCCCGGTCACCATCGACAGTCGAACGTTGAGCACTAATTACAACGTCCTCGACAATCACAAGACGATCAAGGAGACGTGGGGCCGCGCCGGCTTCGAGTGGAATCTCAGCAACGACGTGACGCTGAGGAGCCAGACCTACGAATACAATGCCAGCCGCGATTGGCACAACAACGAGGTGAGCGCCTTCGACACCGGAAACAACCAGATCTATCGCGAGCGCTTCTTCGTGCACCATAACCAGAACACCGTCGGCAACAACACCGACGTGACCTGGGACGCGCGTTTCTTCGGCATGGAAAATCGCCTAGTCCTTGGCGCCGAGGCCTACCATCTGGAGTTCACTCGTCCGGCCGCGGCGAACTTTCCAAACGATTTCGTAAACCTCGTTGATCCTGTCCGCGGATACTATGGTCTCCTGACGACGCAGCGTCAGACCGCCACCATCGACAGCGTCGCGTTCAATCTCGAGAATCGCTTGAAGCTGACGCCGACTTTCGCTTTGATCGGCGGTCTGCGTTACAACCCGTTCTCCCTCGATCGGTCCTCGACGGATGTTTTTGGCGCAAGCAAGGCCGGTTTTCCTTATTCGGCGAATTGGGACCCCGTTACGGGGCGGATCGGCTACACCTGGGAAGCGCTTCCGGGGCTAATATTTTATAGCCAGTATGCGACCGCGAGCGATTTGTCGGCGGGCAGCATGTTCATGCTGAATCCCACGCAGAAGCTGACGCTGACGGATGCGCGCAGTTATGAGACCGGCGTCAAAAACCTACTGTGGGATGGGCGGGCCGAATGGACGTTCTCTGCTTTCGATATTGTGCGGAACAACGTCTATTCGGCACAGGCGGGTCAGACGCTGAACATCGCCGGCAAGCTCAAGACACAGGGCGTGGAGTTCGCTGCGGCCGTGCGTCCACTCCCGGAGCTCAAGATTTGGGGTAACGTCGCCTACGTTCATGCGCGTTATGCGGACTACGATTTCGCGGGCGGCTCTTTTTCCGGCAAGACGCCGCCAAATATTCCGGCGCTCATCGTCAACGGTGGCGCCTCGTATCGCTTCCTTAATCCGGGATGGCTTCCGGTCGAGGCGGGCATTTCAGTCCGTCACGTTGGCGACCGCTACACCACGGATGCCAACACGTTGACAATGCTCGCTTATACGACGGCCGATGCTTTCGCCTTCGTCGACATTCCAAAATCCGCGCGTTACCCGACCTTCGAAAATACGCGAGTTACGTTCCGGGTCAGAAATCTGACCGACAAAAAATATGCGGTTTGGAGCGACCCCTTCTATCCTGATCAGATTTTTCTCGGCGCCCGGCGCACGTACGAGATCGAGACTTCATTCAAGTTCTAG
- a CDS encoding gamma carbonic anhydrase family protein: MAIYELDGQAPDLPADGNYFIAETATVIGQVRLKPGASVWFGAVLRGDNEWIEVGEGANVQDGSTCHTDLGFPLHIGRNCTVGHNVILHGCTIEEGALVGMGSIVMNGAKIGRNSIVGAGSVITEGKEFPERSLIIGSPARVIRTLDDAQVQKMGGAAKFYVANGPRFTKGLKRIG, encoded by the coding sequence ATGGCGATCTACGAGCTCGACGGGCAGGCGCCCGACCTTCCCGCCGACGGCAACTACTTCATCGCGGAGACCGCCACCGTGATCGGCCAGGTGCGCCTGAAGCCCGGCGCGAGCGTCTGGTTCGGCGCGGTGCTGCGCGGCGACAATGAGTGGATCGAGGTCGGCGAGGGCGCCAATGTCCAGGACGGCTCGACCTGCCACACCGATCTCGGCTTTCCGCTTCACATCGGCAGGAACTGCACGGTCGGACACAACGTCATCCTGCACGGCTGCACCATCGAGGAGGGCGCGCTCGTCGGCATGGGCTCGATCGTGATGAACGGCGCCAAGATCGGCCGCAACAGCATCGTCGGTGCCGGCTCCGTCATCACCGAGGGCAAGGAGTTCCCCGAGCGCTCGCTGATCATCGGCTCGCCGGCGCGCGTGATCCGCACGCTCGACGACGCGCAAGTCCAGAAGATGGGAGGTGCGGCCAAGTTCTACGTGGCCAACGGTCCGCGGTTCACGAAAGGCCTGAAGCGGATCGGTTGA
- a CDS encoding aspartate/glutamate racemase family protein, translating into MRLHVVNPNTTASMTAKIAAAARSVALPDTVIDARQPAMGPVSIEGFYDEAFAVPGMLGCIRAADRDGADAHIIACFDDTGLDAARAAAKAPVIGIGEAGFHMASLIAARFAVVTTLGVSIVPIEHNLRKYGLAERCARVRAAEVPVLALEERNADAVGKISAEITAAIRDDRAEVIVLGCAGMADLAGELAAAHGLPVVDGVAAAVTLAESLVRLGLTTSRLGPYAVPRPKTYSGPFSPFQP; encoded by the coding sequence ATGCGCCTGCACGTCGTCAATCCCAACACCACCGCGTCGATGACGGCGAAGATCGCCGCTGCCGCGCGCAGCGTCGCCCTGCCCGACACCGTGATCGACGCGCGCCAGCCGGCGATGGGGCCGGTCTCGATCGAGGGATTTTACGACGAGGCCTTTGCCGTGCCCGGCATGCTCGGCTGCATCCGCGCGGCCGACCGCGACGGCGCGGATGCGCACATCATCGCCTGCTTCGATGACACCGGTCTCGATGCCGCGCGCGCCGCAGCAAAGGCTCCCGTGATCGGCATCGGCGAAGCCGGCTTCCACATGGCGAGCCTGATCGCCGCACGCTTTGCCGTGGTGACGACGCTCGGTGTCTCCATCGTTCCGATCGAGCACAATTTGCGGAAATACGGCCTCGCCGAGCGCTGCGCCCGCGTCCGCGCCGCCGAGGTCCCGGTGCTCGCGCTCGAGGAGCGCAACGCTGACGCGGTCGGCAAGATCTCGGCTGAGATCACCGCCGCAATCCGCGACGACCGCGCCGAGGTCATCGTGCTCGGGTGCGCCGGCATGGCCGATCTCGCCGGCGAGCTCGCCGCCGCGCATGGCCTGCCCGTGGTCGACGGCGTCGCCGCCGCCGTCACGCTGGCGGAATCACTGGTGCGGCTGGGGCTGACGACATCCCGGCTGGGCCCCTACGCGGTGCCGCGGCCAAAGACCTATTCCGGGCCGTTTTCGCCGTTTCAGCCCTGA
- a CDS encoding ABC transporter permease subunit, whose amino-acid sequence MYATIAVKDLRELFREGRLLWSGALIVALMLVALAAGWNRQAQVNSERAAGQALDYEAWLQQGPRHPHDAAEQGMHVFKPEPPLASFDPGIEPFVGSTVWLQAHRQSELKFRPAQDATGLQRFGELSPAWIIQVLLPLLLIIIGFNAVSAERERGTLRQLLSIGVSTRSLLLGKAAALAGCAAILTLPLGLAFSIFILARLPAAERLDVVYRMAWLAVGYGAYLGFYIFLTLAVSALARSSRTALVLLLGFWVAATLIAPRAASEASNLLYPTPSRLEFTDHLSHEMSEAADKAWHNHFGVKTQWDSSLPLSKWGAALKVDDEAGYGVLDATFGKLWDTFESQQRLQQLVGIIAPVIALRDFSMGIAGTDFSQHRDFSAAAEAQRRKIQDIVSQDLIDHADPLGNAHFTYKAETALWATVPQFRYALPTVSFALAHHWPALVLLAMTFVLAVTLARYGLSRPLMR is encoded by the coding sequence GTGTACGCGACCATCGCCGTCAAGGATCTGCGGGAGCTCTTCCGGGAGGGCCGATTGCTATGGAGCGGGGCGCTGATCGTCGCCCTGATGCTGGTGGCATTGGCTGCCGGGTGGAATCGGCAGGCGCAGGTGAACAGTGAGCGCGCAGCTGGCCAAGCTCTGGATTACGAGGCCTGGCTTCAGCAGGGGCCTCGGCATCCGCACGACGCAGCGGAACAGGGCATGCACGTCTTCAAGCCCGAACCGCCCCTGGCCTCCTTCGATCCGGGAATCGAACCGTTTGTCGGCTCGACCGTGTGGCTGCAGGCGCATCGGCAAAGCGAGCTTAAATTCCGACCGGCGCAGGATGCGACAGGCTTGCAGCGTTTCGGTGAATTGTCGCCCGCCTGGATCATCCAGGTTCTGCTGCCCCTCCTCCTCATCATCATTGGCTTCAACGCGGTGAGCGCAGAGCGCGAGCGCGGTACGTTGCGGCAGTTGCTCAGCATCGGCGTTTCGACGCGAAGCCTGCTGCTCGGCAAAGCCGCTGCTCTTGCCGGCTGTGCGGCCATCCTGACCCTGCCGCTGGGCCTCGCATTTTCGATTTTCATCCTGGCGCGCCTGCCGGCCGCAGAACGACTCGACGTGGTCTATCGCATGGCATGGCTCGCAGTTGGGTACGGCGCCTATCTCGGCTTCTACATCTTTCTGACCCTTGCGGTATCCGCGCTGGCCCGCTCGTCGCGAACGGCACTGGTCCTCTTGCTCGGCTTCTGGGTCGCCGCGACACTGATTGCGCCGCGAGCCGCCTCCGAGGCGTCCAATCTGCTCTATCCAACTCCGTCGCGATTGGAATTCACCGACCACCTCTCCCATGAGATGTCCGAGGCCGCCGACAAGGCATGGCACAACCATTTTGGCGTCAAAACACAATGGGACTCCTCACTCCCGTTGAGCAAATGGGGAGCGGCGCTGAAAGTCGACGATGAGGCGGGATATGGCGTTCTCGATGCGACGTTCGGCAAGCTCTGGGATACCTTCGAAAGCCAGCAGCGCCTGCAACAATTGGTCGGCATCATTGCTCCCGTCATCGCCCTTCGCGATTTCTCGATGGGAATTGCGGGCACGGATTTTTCGCAACATCGCGACTTTTCAGCTGCCGCCGAGGCGCAGCGACGCAAGATCCAGGATATCGTGAGCCAGGATCTGATCGACCATGCCGACCCACTTGGCAATGCGCATTTCACTTACAAGGCCGAGACCGCCCTGTGGGCGACCGTGCCGCAATTCAGATATGCCCTGCCAACCGTGTCGTTCGCATTGGCCCATCATTGGCCGGCTCTCGTACTCCTCGCGATGACGTTCGTGCTGGCAGTCACGCTTGCGCGCTACGGCCTGTCGCGGCCCTTGATGCGGTGA
- a CDS encoding DUF6949 family protein yields the protein MTPEALNTFFSIFIGFALAGALVNGYQAFAQRPAGFGLLQDGVAPKTFAAVPFLVFAAPFIIMRNTLRGMRMESRRAEFVMMATVIAGFWSMMSGTFFLMTLRAAGVLG from the coding sequence ATGACACCTGAAGCTCTCAATACCTTCTTTTCGATCTTTATCGGTTTCGCGCTCGCGGGCGCGCTCGTGAACGGATATCAGGCGTTCGCCCAGCGTCCCGCCGGCTTCGGCCTGCTGCAGGATGGCGTCGCGCCGAAGACCTTCGCGGCGGTGCCGTTCCTGGTGTTCGCGGCGCCCTTCATCATCATGCGCAACACGCTTCGCGGCATGCGGATGGAAAGCCGCCGCGCCGAGTTCGTGATGATGGCGACCGTGATCGCCGGCTTCTGGAGCATGATGAGCGGCACCTTCTTCCTGATGACGCTGCGCGCGGCCGGCGTGCTGGGCTGA
- a CDS encoding ABC transporter permease: MKEGRPRSFYVLAIFFAAYVLFLYGPMIAIYVLSFQGPQGGLTFPMNGVSTFWIAKLFQGTGIVDLGAAFRRSLLLGVIVMIVTVVLSVAAGMAFRRKFRAQSILFYSAIASLIVPSIITSLGISLEFRIIDDLIKAHWNENFETSMGLLTSGLGAHLTWTLPFGLLIMFAIFNRFDPRLEEAARDLGATPWQTFRHVVLPIILPSVIGIGLFGFTLSWDELARSSQAIGAVNTLPLDLQGLTTTVTNPDIYALGTVISAVSFTVITLALGTIHVLNKRQAAKGSDAGKGLV, from the coding sequence ATGAAGGAAGGACGCCCGCGCTCTTTCTACGTGCTCGCGATCTTCTTCGCGGCCTATGTGCTGTTCCTCTACGGCCCGATGATCGCGATCTACGTGCTGTCGTTCCAGGGGCCGCAGGGCGGCCTCACCTTTCCGATGAACGGCGTATCGACCTTCTGGATCGCAAAGCTGTTCCAGGGCACCGGCATCGTCGATCTCGGCGCGGCCTTCCGCCGCTCGCTGCTGCTCGGCGTGATCGTGATGATCGTCACCGTCGTGCTGTCGGTCGCCGCGGGCATGGCGTTCCGCAGGAAGTTCAGGGCGCAGAGCATCCTGTTCTACTCGGCGATCGCCAGCCTCATCGTGCCCTCGATCATCACCTCGCTAGGCATCTCCCTGGAATTCCGTATCATCGACGATCTGATCAAGGCGCATTGGAATGAGAATTTCGAGACCTCGATGGGCCTGCTCACCTCGGGTCTCGGCGCGCATCTGACCTGGACGCTGCCGTTCGGCCTGCTCATCATGTTCGCGATCTTCAACCGCTTCGATCCCAGGCTCGAGGAGGCCGCGCGCGATCTCGGCGCGACGCCATGGCAAACCTTCCGCCACGTCGTGCTGCCGATCATCCTGCCGTCCGTGATCGGCATCGGGCTGTTCGGCTTCACGCTCTCCTGGGACGAGCTCGCCCGCTCCAGCCAGGCGATCGGGGCGGTGAATACGTTGCCGCTCGATCTTCAGGGGCTCACCACGACCGTCACGAATCCCGACATCTATGCCCTCGGCACCGTGATCTCGGCAGTCTCATTCACGGTGATCACGCTTGCGCTCGGCACCATCCACGTGCTCAACAAGCGGCAGGCGGCCAAGGGTTCGGACGCCGGCAAGGGGCTCGTCTAA
- the cysE gene encoding serine O-acetyltransferase yields MAVHQVNPGGKLASLDPIWDRIRSEAEDIVRREPELATFIYSAVLHHGRLEDSVVHRVADRLDHSALSGDLVRQAYMEALRDDPDLGNAFRADLVAVYDRDPATSRFIDPLLYFKGFHAIQTHRLAHWLYLKGRKDFAYYLQSRSSAVFQTDINPAARIGRGIFLDHATGFVCGETAVIEDDVSILHGVTLGGTGKENEDRHPKIRHGVLIGAGAKILGNIEIGHCARIAAGSVVVKPVPHNVTVAGVPAKIVGEAGCAEPSRTMDQMINAMGL; encoded by the coding sequence ATGGCAGTGCATCAGGTCAATCCGGGAGGAAAGCTCGCTTCGCTCGATCCGATCTGGGACCGGATCCGCAGCGAAGCGGAGGACATCGTCCGCCGTGAGCCGGAGCTGGCGACCTTCATATATTCGGCGGTGCTGCATCACGGCCGACTGGAAGATTCGGTGGTCCACCGCGTCGCCGACCGGCTCGATCACTCCGCGCTGTCGGGCGACCTCGTGCGCCAGGCTTATATGGAGGCGCTGCGCGACGATCCTGATCTCGGCAACGCCTTCCGCGCGGATCTCGTCGCCGTCTACGACCGCGATCCCGCGACCTCGCGCTTCATCGATCCCTTGCTCTACTTCAAGGGCTTTCATGCCATCCAAACCCATCGCCTCGCGCATTGGCTCTATCTGAAGGGCCGCAAGGATTTCGCGTATTATCTGCAGAGCCGGTCGTCGGCGGTGTTCCAGACTGACATCAATCCCGCCGCGCGCATCGGCCGCGGCATCTTCCTCGACCACGCCACCGGCTTCGTCTGCGGTGAGACGGCGGTGATCGAGGACGATGTCTCGATCCTGCACGGCGTCACGCTCGGCGGCACCGGCAAGGAGAACGAGGACCGTCACCCCAAGATCCGCCATGGCGTCCTGATCGGCGCCGGCGCAAAGATCCTCGGCAACATTGAGATCGGCCATTGCGCGCGCATCGCGGCGGGCTCGGTCGTGGTCAAGCCGGTGCCGCACAACGTCACGGTTGCGGGCGTGCCCGCCAAGATCGTCGGCGAAGCCGGCTGCGCCGAGCCGTCGCGCACCATGGATCAGATGATCAACGCGATGGGGCTTTGA
- a CDS encoding DUF3126 family protein has product MDVKEVRKLDAYLKRVFGNPKIRVVPRPKKDDSAEVYIGEEFIGVLFVDDEDDDRSFQFQMAILEDDLVDQE; this is encoded by the coding sequence GTGGACGTCAAAGAAGTCAGAAAGCTGGACGCGTATCTGAAGCGCGTATTCGGCAATCCCAAGATCCGCGTCGTGCCGCGGCCGAAGAAAGACGATTCCGCCGAGGTCTATATCGGCGAGGAGTTCATCGGCGTGCTCTTCGTCGACGACGAGGACGACGACCGCTCGTTCCAGTTCCAAATGGCGATCCTCGAAGACGATCTCGTCGATCAGGAGTAG
- a CDS encoding ABC transporter substrate-binding protein: MTETTRTTGVSRRTLLKGTAGLAGLAAGSGAITGFPYVKSADAKVLRYLGTAVNEGDDIAKQCLKDTGIKIEYITATTDDVTKRVMTQPNSFDVLDTEYFSLKKIVPSGNILALDAKKIKQFDNITPVFTKGETPGGKKIGGQGTAPWKVLYLEGKDSKKFATSATEFVTLIPTVYNADTLGIRPDLIKRPISSWSELLNPEFKGKASILNIPSIGIMDAAMVVEASGKYKYADKGNMTKEEIDLTMKVMTEAKKAGQFRAFWKDFNESVNLMASGETVIQSMWSPAVTKVRSMGIACTFQPLKEGYRSWASGFCVSKGVSGAKLEWAYEFVNWFLSGYAGAYLNRQGYYSAVLSTAKAHMEPYEWAYWMEGKPAEKDIKAPDGSLLEKAGAVRDGGSYEDRMGGVACWNAVMDENDYMVRKWNEFIAA, translated from the coding sequence ATGACCGAGACGACCAGGACGACCGGCGTCAGCCGCCGCACGCTATTGAAGGGCACCGCGGGTCTCGCAGGCCTTGCCGCTGGCTCCGGCGCCATCACCGGCTTTCCCTACGTGAAGTCGGCCGATGCGAAGGTGCTGCGTTATCTCGGCACCGCCGTAAACGAGGGCGACGACATCGCCAAGCAGTGCCTGAAGGACACCGGCATCAAGATCGAGTATATCACCGCGACCACCGATGACGTCACCAAGCGCGTGATGACCCAGCCGAACTCTTTCGACGTGCTGGACACCGAATATTTCTCGCTGAAGAAGATCGTGCCCTCGGGCAACATCCTTGCACTCGACGCCAAGAAGATCAAGCAGTTCGACAACATTACGCCCGTCTTCACCAAAGGCGAGACGCCCGGCGGCAAGAAGATCGGCGGCCAGGGCACCGCGCCCTGGAAGGTGCTCTATCTCGAAGGCAAGGACTCCAAGAAGTTCGCGACGTCGGCGACCGAGTTCGTCACGCTGATCCCGACCGTCTACAACGCCGACACGCTCGGCATCCGCCCCGACCTGATCAAGCGTCCGATCAGCTCATGGTCCGAGCTGCTCAATCCCGAGTTCAAGGGCAAGGCCTCGATCCTCAACATCCCCTCGATCGGCATCATGGACGCCGCGATGGTCGTGGAAGCCTCCGGCAAGTACAAATATGCCGACAAGGGCAACATGACCAAGGAGGAGATCGATCTCACCATGAAGGTGATGACCGAGGCCAAGAAGGCCGGCCAGTTCCGTGCGTTCTGGAAGGATTTCAACGAGAGCGTCAACCTGATGGCCTCGGGCGAGACCGTGATCCAGTCGATGTGGTCGCCGGCGGTGACGAAGGTGCGCTCGATGGGCATCGCCTGCACCTTCCAGCCGCTCAAGGAAGGCTATCGTTCCTGGGCGTCGGGCTTCTGCGTCTCCAAGGGCGTCTCGGGTGCGAAGCTCGAATGGGCCTACGAGTTCGTCAACTGGTTCCTGTCCGGCTATGCCGGCGCCTATCTCAACCGCCAGGGCTACTACTCCGCCGTGCTCTCGACCGCGAAGGCGCATATGGAGCCCTACGAATGGGCCTATTGGATGGAAGGCAAGCCGGCCGAGAAGGACATCAAGGCACCCGACGGCTCGCTGCTGGAGAAGGCCGGCGCGGTGCGCGACGGCGGCTCCTATGAGGACCGCATGGGCGGCGTCGCCTGCTGGAACGCGGTGATGGACGAGAACGACTACATGGTCCGCAAGTGGAATGAGTTCATCGCGGCGTAA
- a CDS encoding ABC transporter ATP-binding protein: MARATLAADWASTDAQYPKASPGDESRGNFMLEAVQVTKRFGSNCALDGVSLTVSPGDIYCLLGANGAGKTTLINLFLNFLEPTEGDLRIGGIDVIRQPLETKRLLAYIPEQVTLYAPLTGIENLAFFSSLAIGEGLPRERLLELLTAAGLPRQAADNRVSTYSKGMRQKVGIAIALAKNAKALVLDEPTSGLDPSAANEFSELLVNASRNGVAVLTTTHDLFHAKQTGTRIGIMKRGRLVEELRSEDVSHADLETLYLKHMKT; this comes from the coding sequence GTGGCCAGAGCGACACTGGCTGCGGATTGGGCATCAACCGATGCCCAATATCCCAAAGCAAGCCCGGGTGACGAGTCACGCGGCAACTTCATGCTCGAAGCAGTACAGGTCACGAAACGGTTTGGCTCAAATTGTGCGCTGGACGGCGTTTCGCTCACCGTCTCGCCCGGCGATATTTATTGCCTGCTCGGCGCAAACGGTGCCGGCAAGACCACCTTGATCAATCTGTTCTTGAATTTCCTCGAACCGACAGAAGGCGACCTGAGGATCGGCGGTATCGACGTGATCCGGCAACCGCTGGAGACAAAACGGCTTCTTGCCTACATTCCGGAGCAGGTCACCCTGTATGCGCCGCTGACCGGTATCGAGAATCTTGCATTCTTTTCCTCGCTCGCCATCGGTGAAGGGCTGCCGCGCGAACGACTGCTTGAGTTGCTCACGGCGGCGGGCCTTCCGCGTCAGGCCGCCGACAACAGGGTCTCCACCTACTCCAAGGGAATGCGCCAGAAGGTTGGAATTGCTATAGCGTTGGCCAAGAATGCGAAGGCGCTGGTGCTCGACGAGCCCACCTCAGGGCTCGACCCGTCGGCAGCGAACGAGTTTTCGGAGTTGCTGGTCAACGCAAGCAGGAACGGCGTTGCGGTGCTGACCACAACGCACGACCTCTTCCACGCAAAGCAGACCGGCACACGCATTGGCATCATGAAACGGGGCCGGCTTGTCGAAGAGCTAAGGAGCGAGGACGTCAGTCACGCCGACCTCGAAACCCTCTATCTCAAGCACATGAAGACCTGA